A single window of Pungitius pungitius chromosome 20, fPunPun2.1, whole genome shotgun sequence DNA harbors:
- the LOC119195286 gene encoding triadin-like isoform X5, with product MTETVEARSSASSTTTTMVIDGRTADAAARGPKKKFSDDLHSTFSSPLAWILVLALVITWSCVFVIMFDLVDYKTVSGRPPPLPRKILKDSGRRGGLSRIGSDPLKAVNDAVEESTNAIGAAWKFVAGLVAPDDEEGTLYAVRKKGEFLPSRRKVIEMQANAKPPVIEVVEKEEEDVGDEEGEEGGEAAGEEEEEDNEVEEEEEKEEEADEEDELYEDEEDYEEEYEEEYDEEYKEYYEDEADEEEEGEEEGVEEEEEEEEEEEEGAYELEEDEEEEGGEEEESDEEGVQTAADEEEVEVKAEEEEDEEEDEEEEEDGEEEGTKEEERVETAADEEEDELKAEEEEEDDEEDLEAATEDEGEDEEEEKKPEAGSAQIDKEDNDDDVADEEEEEEENPDAADEDDVVESEPSAADAEDDDDEVSPEPLSSSEEEDSAASPESDVTDSLDEDDEEDEDDDAFTDTSDVSGSALQRDEEDDEDDKLAEGVETSDSDDFIAEDSDDELELHLPPVLAASEDDEDDEDQKPPLPVEDDDEDDDDDIDDEHLDGDVRVAEDAAAADDDDLDQSEEDISVASSDNFADDEDDEEDVDLGDLDLGGDDKPDDVTEEDHLDDGDDEEEEKKEEELAAFESTDSGVLGDEDDDKEDVAPPTDEESVFSEDTSYDTTNDGEDDDDDDDDTDTGSFELNLHEEEKEALAAAGKDDDDDDDEDDDDDDVDEVVLSAASTGAASSGQQEALETKADQDDEEEEEKDPKQADEEQTEEAEAETTAGVPQQDEGQGDKGDGDEEPAAGPKRTVDEPEDEQEEDYDEGGEEKASVDAMRPVEAAAVCPCMNSAKEPAAETEDRKDAPRRVSAVRRKKEAVKTAEKHTRKGLPRVAVLEPPRTRRLPPPFRVKRAEKTPTKTPKKKTETKKQDEVPEPEQEVGPCRPAPVYCPSPPGWYVHHVVTDNPYPPPTMPAPSAPVVTAHPAGAPPLYPQQPPPPLYAHYQPYQPYQPYPPVQPAPWPQAEPGPPTPPGEAAGRESPVEPGAPPPVQDATAAIDKPKAAAKKEPALRKEKKSPTVVKKESAVREKTKPAAKKEPEAARQLRRSASEEKASAVRSKVKASVAKRDPEPRPQPTELRSRPEAARRANATFQAASEPDKTRPRLLDKKSRAEKAERKPLGEAEDGDKEASRARATPSDDNAAPKKKPSQRYFQCVYVPGKNAQYPLRPLTPAVSPAMMTPAIRSMLEQQQRAARTSGQ from the exons GGGGCCTCAGCAGGATCGGCTCGGACCCCCTGAAGGCCGTCAACGACGCCGTGGAGGAGTCCACCAACGCGATCGGCGCCGCCTGGAAGTTTGTGGCCGGCCTGGTCGCCCCGGACGACGAAGAAG GGACGCTCTACGCCGTGAGGAAAAAAG GAGAGTTTCTACCTTCCAGAAGAAAAG TTATTGAGATGCAAGCGAACGCAAAACCACCAGTGATCGAAGttgtggagaaggaggaggaagatgtgggagacgaggaaggagaagagggaggggaggctgctggtgaagaggaggaggaggacaatgaggtggaggaggaggaggagaaggaggaagaggcagatgaggaggatgaactatatgaggacgaggaggattATGAGGAGGAGTATGAAGAGGAGTATGATGAGGAGTATAAAGAATATTATGAGGACgaagctgatgaagaggaggagggggaggaagaaggagtggaggaggaagaagaggaagaagaggaagaggaggaaggagcatATGAACTtgaagaagacgaggaggaggagggaggagaagaagaggagtcaGATGAAGAGGGAGTACAAACGGCTGCCGATGAAGAGGAAGTTGAGGTgaaggcagaagaggaggaggatgaagaggaggatgaagaggaggaggaggatggagaagaagaaggcacaaaagaggaagaaagagttGAAACAGCTGCcgacgaagaggaggatgagttgaaggcagaagaggaggaggaagatgatgaagaggatttGGAGGCAGCAACTGAAGATGAGGGtgaagacgaggaagaagagaagaaaccgGAAGCAGGTTCAGCTCAAATTGATAAAgaagataatgatgatgatgttgctgatgaggaagaggaagaagaagagaacccAGATGCtgctgatgaagatgatgtCGTGGAGTCTGAACCTTCAGCCGCTGATGCtgaggatgacgatgatgaagttTCTCCTgaacccctctcctcctctgaggaGGAAGACTCGGCGGCGTCTCCCGAGTCTGACGTCACAGACAGCCTCGATGAAGACGACGAAGAAGACGAAGATGACGACGCATTCACTGACACCTCGGACGTCAGTGGATCTGCACTCCAGAGAGACGAAGAAGACGACGAAGACGACAAATTAGCGGAGGGGGTCGAGACGTCAGACAGCGACGACTTCATTGCGGAGGACAGCGATGACGAGCTGGAGCTTCATCTTCCTCCCGTTCTCGCAGCCAGtgaggatgatgaagacgacGAAGATCAAAAACCTCCTTTACCtgttgaggatgatgatgaggatgatgatgacgacattGACGATGAACACCTGGACGGAGACGTCAGAGTTGCCgaagacgctgctgctgctgatgatgatgatctggACCAATCAGAGGAGGACATCTCCGTCGCCTCCTCTGACAACTTtgcagatgatgaagatgatgaggaagaCGTTGACCTCGGAGACCTCGACCTTGGCGGTGACGACAAACCCGATGATGTCACTGAAGAAGACCACCTTGACGACGGtgatgacgaagaggaggagaaaaaggaggaggaactcGCTGCCTTTGAGAGCACCGACAGCGGAGTCTTGggcgatgaagatgatgataaaGAGGACGTCGCTCCTCCAACAGATGAAGAGAGCGTCTTCAGTGAAGACACCTCCTACGACACAACCAACGatggtgaggatgatgatgatgatgatgatgatactgATACCGGCTCATTTGAGCTCAACttacatgaagaagaaaaagaagcactCGCTGCCGCTGGAAaggacgacgatgatgatgatgatgaagacgacgacgacgatgatgttGATGAAGTCGTGCTTTCAG CAGCTTCCACTGGAGCAGCGTCCAGTGGCCAGCAGGAGGCGCTAGAGACCAAGGCGGACCAggacgatgaagaggaagaggaaaaggaccCCAAACAGGCTGACGAAGAGCAGACCGAGGAGGCTGAAGCAGAAACAACCG CCGGCGTCCCCCAGCAGGACGAAGGCCAGGGGGACAAAGGGGACGGAGACGAGGAGCCGGCGGCCGGACCGAAGAGGACCGTGGACGAGCCCGAGGACGAGCAGGAGGAAGACTACGACGAGGGCGGCGAGGAGAAGGCCTCGGTGGACGCGATGAGGCCGGTGGAGGCAGCCGCAG TGTGTCCCTGTATGAACTCCGCCAAGGAGCCCGCCGCCGAGACGGAGGACAGAAAAG ATGCTCCGAGGAGAGTTTCTGCTGTGAGAAGGAAAAAAG aGGCTGTGAAGACCGCGGAGAAGCACACACGTAAAG GTCTCCCCAGGGTCGCGGTCCTGGAGCCCCCGAGGACCAGGAGACTCCCGCCTCCTTTCAGAG tcAAGAGAGCCGAAAAGACTCCGACCAAGACTCCCAAAAAAA agacagagaccaaaaaacaagacgaggtgcCAGAACCCGAACAAGAAG TTGGCCCCTGCAGACCTGCTCCGGTCTACTGCCCGTCCCCCCCCGGCTGGTACG TCCACCACGTGGTCACCGACAacccgtaccccccccccaccatgccAG CCCCCTCCGCTCCGGTTGTGACCGCCCACCCGGCAGGAGCCCCGCCCCTTTAcccgcagcagccgccgccgccgctctaCGCGCACTACCAGCCGTACCAGCCGTACCAGCCGTACCCCCCCGTGCAGCCCGCGCCGTGGCCTCAGGCGGAGCCGgggccccccacccctccgggGGAAGCCGCCGGGCGGGAGTCCCCCGTGGAGCCGGGGGCCCCCCCTCCGGTCCAAG ATGCGACTGCTGCAATTGACAAACCTAAAGCTGCTGCAAAGAAAG AGCCAGCgttaagaaaagagaagaaaagtccGACGGTGGTGAAGAAAG agtCAGCCGTGAGAGAGAAAACCAAACCTGCTGCTAAGAAAG AGCCTGAAGCCGCGCGACAGCTGAGGAGATCTGCCTCCGAGGAGAAAG CGTCGGCTGTCAGGAGCAAAGTCAAGGCTTCTGTGGCAAAGAGAG ACCCAGAACCGCGTCCACAGCCGACGGAGCTGAGGTCCAGACCCGAGGCGGCGAGGAGGGCGAACGCGACGTTTCAGGCTGCGTCCGAACCAG ACAAAACGAGACCCAGACTACTGGACAAGAAGA GCAGAGCTGAGAAGGCTGAGAGGAAACCGCTCGGAGAGGCCGAAG ATGGAGACAAAGAAGCATCACGAGCCA GAGCGACGCCGAGTGACGACAACGCGGCGCCAAAGAAGAAGCCAA gccagCGCTACTTCCAGTGCGTCTACGTCCCCGGGAAAAACGCACAGTACCCcctgcgacctttgaccccggccGTGTCCCCCGCCATGATGACCCCCGccatcaggtccatgttggagcagcagcagagggcggcgAGGACGTCGGGACAATAG
- the LOC119195286 gene encoding probable serine/threonine-protein kinase kinX isoform X3 has product MTETVEARSSASSTTTTMVIDGRTADAAARGPKKKFSDDLHSTFSSPLAWILVLALVITWSCVFVIMFDLVDYKTVSGRPPPLPRKILKDSGRRGGLSRIGSDPLKAVNDAVEESTNAIGAAWKFVAGLVAPDDEEGTLYAVRKKGEFLPSRRKVIEMQANAKPPVIEVVEKEEEDVGDEEGEEGGEAAGEEEEEDNEVEEEEEKEEEADEEDELYEDEEDYEEEYEEEYDEEYKEYYEDEADEEEEGEEEGVEEEEEEEEEEEEGAYELEEDEEEEGGEEEESDEEGVQTAADEEEVEVKAEEEEDEEEDEEEEEDGEEEGTKEEERVETAADEEEDELKAEEEEEDDEEDLEAATEDEGEDEEEEKKPEAGSAQIDKEDNDDDVADEEEEEEENPDAADEDDVVESEPSAADAEDDDDEVSPEPLSSSEEEDSAASPESDVTDSLDEDDEEDEDDDAFTDTSDVSGSALQRDEEDDEDDKLAEGVETSDSDDFIAEDSDDELELHLPPVLAASEDDEDDEDQKPPLPVEDDDEDDDDDIDDEHLDGDVRVAEDAAAADDDDLDQSEEDISVASSDNFADDEDDEEDVDLGDLDLGGDDKPDDVTEEDHLDDGDDEEEEKKEEELAAFESTDSGVLGDEDDDKEDVAPPTDEESVFSEDTSYDTTNDGEDDDDDDDDTDTGSFELNLHEEEKEALAAAGKDDDDDDDEDDDDDDVDEVVLSAASTGAASSGQQEALETKADQDDEEEEEKDPKQADEEQTEEAEAETTAGVPQQDEGQGDKGDGDEEPAAGPKRTVDEPEDEQEEDYDEGGEEKASVDAMRPVEAAAVCPCMNSAKEPAAETEDRKDAPRRVSAVRRKKEAVKTAEKHTRKGLPRVAVLEPPRTRRLPPPFRVKRAEKTPTKTPKKKTETKKQDEVPEPEQEVGPCRPAPVYCPSPPGWYVHHVVTDNPYPPPTMPAPSAPVVTAHPAGAPPLYPQQPPPPLYAHYQPYQPYQPYPPVQPAPWPQAEPGPPTPPGEAAGRESPVEPGAPPPVQDATAAIDKPKAAAKKEPALRKEKKSPTVVKKESAVREKTKPAAKKEAALKDKTKPAAKKEPEAARQLRRSASEEKASAVRSKVKASVAKRDPEPRPQPTELRSRPEAARRANATFQAASEPDKTRPRLLDKKSRAEKAERKPLGEAEDGDKEASRARATPSDDNAAPKKKPSQRYFQCVYVPGKNAQYPLRPLTPAVSPAMMTPAIRSMLEQQQRAARTSGQ; this is encoded by the exons GGGGCCTCAGCAGGATCGGCTCGGACCCCCTGAAGGCCGTCAACGACGCCGTGGAGGAGTCCACCAACGCGATCGGCGCCGCCTGGAAGTTTGTGGCCGGCCTGGTCGCCCCGGACGACGAAGAAG GGACGCTCTACGCCGTGAGGAAAAAAG GAGAGTTTCTACCTTCCAGAAGAAAAG TTATTGAGATGCAAGCGAACGCAAAACCACCAGTGATCGAAGttgtggagaaggaggaggaagatgtgggagacgaggaaggagaagagggaggggaggctgctggtgaagaggaggaggaggacaatgaggtggaggaggaggaggagaaggaggaagaggcagatgaggaggatgaactatatgaggacgaggaggattATGAGGAGGAGTATGAAGAGGAGTATGATGAGGAGTATAAAGAATATTATGAGGACgaagctgatgaagaggaggagggggaggaagaaggagtggaggaggaagaagaggaagaagaggaagaggaggaaggagcatATGAACTtgaagaagacgaggaggaggagggaggagaagaagaggagtcaGATGAAGAGGGAGTACAAACGGCTGCCGATGAAGAGGAAGTTGAGGTgaaggcagaagaggaggaggatgaagaggaggatgaagaggaggaggaggatggagaagaagaaggcacaaaagaggaagaaagagttGAAACAGCTGCcgacgaagaggaggatgagttgaaggcagaagaggaggaggaagatgatgaagaggatttGGAGGCAGCAACTGAAGATGAGGGtgaagacgaggaagaagagaagaaaccgGAAGCAGGTTCAGCTCAAATTGATAAAgaagataatgatgatgatgttgctgatgaggaagaggaagaagaagagaacccAGATGCtgctgatgaagatgatgtCGTGGAGTCTGAACCTTCAGCCGCTGATGCtgaggatgacgatgatgaagttTCTCCTgaacccctctcctcctctgaggaGGAAGACTCGGCGGCGTCTCCCGAGTCTGACGTCACAGACAGCCTCGATGAAGACGACGAAGAAGACGAAGATGACGACGCATTCACTGACACCTCGGACGTCAGTGGATCTGCACTCCAGAGAGACGAAGAAGACGACGAAGACGACAAATTAGCGGAGGGGGTCGAGACGTCAGACAGCGACGACTTCATTGCGGAGGACAGCGATGACGAGCTGGAGCTTCATCTTCCTCCCGTTCTCGCAGCCAGtgaggatgatgaagacgacGAAGATCAAAAACCTCCTTTACCtgttgaggatgatgatgaggatgatgatgacgacattGACGATGAACACCTGGACGGAGACGTCAGAGTTGCCgaagacgctgctgctgctgatgatgatgatctggACCAATCAGAGGAGGACATCTCCGTCGCCTCCTCTGACAACTTtgcagatgatgaagatgatgaggaagaCGTTGACCTCGGAGACCTCGACCTTGGCGGTGACGACAAACCCGATGATGTCACTGAAGAAGACCACCTTGACGACGGtgatgacgaagaggaggagaaaaaggaggaggaactcGCTGCCTTTGAGAGCACCGACAGCGGAGTCTTGggcgatgaagatgatgataaaGAGGACGTCGCTCCTCCAACAGATGAAGAGAGCGTCTTCAGTGAAGACACCTCCTACGACACAACCAACGatggtgaggatgatgatgatgatgatgatgatactgATACCGGCTCATTTGAGCTCAACttacatgaagaagaaaaagaagcactCGCTGCCGCTGGAAaggacgacgatgatgatgatgatgaagacgacgacgacgatgatgttGATGAAGTCGTGCTTTCAG CAGCTTCCACTGGAGCAGCGTCCAGTGGCCAGCAGGAGGCGCTAGAGACCAAGGCGGACCAggacgatgaagaggaagaggaaaaggaccCCAAACAGGCTGACGAAGAGCAGACCGAGGAGGCTGAAGCAGAAACAACCG CCGGCGTCCCCCAGCAGGACGAAGGCCAGGGGGACAAAGGGGACGGAGACGAGGAGCCGGCGGCCGGACCGAAGAGGACCGTGGACGAGCCCGAGGACGAGCAGGAGGAAGACTACGACGAGGGCGGCGAGGAGAAGGCCTCGGTGGACGCGATGAGGCCGGTGGAGGCAGCCGCAG TGTGTCCCTGTATGAACTCCGCCAAGGAGCCCGCCGCCGAGACGGAGGACAGAAAAG ATGCTCCGAGGAGAGTTTCTGCTGTGAGAAGGAAAAAAG aGGCTGTGAAGACCGCGGAGAAGCACACACGTAAAG GTCTCCCCAGGGTCGCGGTCCTGGAGCCCCCGAGGACCAGGAGACTCCCGCCTCCTTTCAGAG tcAAGAGAGCCGAAAAGACTCCGACCAAGACTCCCAAAAAAA agacagagaccaaaaaacaagacgaggtgcCAGAACCCGAACAAGAAG TTGGCCCCTGCAGACCTGCTCCGGTCTACTGCCCGTCCCCCCCCGGCTGGTACG TCCACCACGTGGTCACCGACAacccgtaccccccccccaccatgccAG CCCCCTCCGCTCCGGTTGTGACCGCCCACCCGGCAGGAGCCCCGCCCCTTTAcccgcagcagccgccgccgccgctctaCGCGCACTACCAGCCGTACCAGCCGTACCAGCCGTACCCCCCCGTGCAGCCCGCGCCGTGGCCTCAGGCGGAGCCGgggccccccacccctccgggGGAAGCCGCCGGGCGGGAGTCCCCCGTGGAGCCGGGGGCCCCCCCTCCGGTCCAAG ATGCGACTGCTGCAATTGACAAACCTAAAGCTGCTGCAAAGAAAG AGCCAGCgttaagaaaagagaagaaaagtccGACGGTGGTGAAGAAAG agtCAGCCGTGAGAGAGAAAACCAAACCTGCTGCTAAGAAAG AGGCGGCTCTGAAAGACAAAACTAAACCTGCTGCTAAGAAAG AGCCTGAAGCCGCGCGACAGCTGAGGAGATCTGCCTCCGAGGAGAAAG CGTCGGCTGTCAGGAGCAAAGTCAAGGCTTCTGTGGCAAAGAGAG ACCCAGAACCGCGTCCACAGCCGACGGAGCTGAGGTCCAGACCCGAGGCGGCGAGGAGGGCGAACGCGACGTTTCAGGCTGCGTCCGAACCAG ACAAAACGAGACCCAGACTACTGGACAAGAAGA GCAGAGCTGAGAAGGCTGAGAGGAAACCGCTCGGAGAGGCCGAAG ATGGAGACAAAGAAGCATCACGAGCCA GAGCGACGCCGAGTGACGACAACGCGGCGCCAAAGAAGAAGCCAA gccagCGCTACTTCCAGTGCGTCTACGTCCCCGGGAAAAACGCACAGTACCCcctgcgacctttgaccccggccGTGTCCCCCGCCATGATGACCCCCGccatcaggtccatgttggagcagcagcagagggcggcgAGGACGTCGGGACAATAG
- the LOC119195286 gene encoding probable serine/threonine-protein kinase kinX isoform X2: MTETVEARSSASSTTTTMVIDGRTADAAARGPKKKFSDDLHSTFSSPLAWILVLALVITWSCVFVIMFDLVDYKTVSGRPPPLPRKILKDSGRRGGLSRIGSDPLKAVNDAVEESTNAIGAAWKFVAGLVAPDDEEGTLYAVRKKGEFLPSRRKVIEMQANAKPPVIEVVEKEEEDVGDEEGEEGGEAAGEEEEEDNEVEEEEEKEEEADEEDELYEDEEDYEEEYEEEYDEEYKEYYEDEADEEEEGEEEGVEEEEEEEEEEEEGAYELEEDEEEEGGEEEESDEEGVQTAADEEEVEVKAEEEEDEEEDEEEEEDGEEEGTKEEERVETAADEEEDELKAEEEEEDDEEDLEAATEDEGEDEEEEKKPEAGSAQIDKEDNDDDVADEEEEEEENPDAADEDDVVESEPSAADAEDDDDEVSPEPLSSSEEEDSAASPESDVTDSLDEDDEEDEDDDAFTDTSDVSGSALQRDEEDDEDDKLAEGVETSDSDDFIAEDSDDELELHLPPVLAASEDDEDDEDQKPPLPVEDDDEDDDDDIDDEHLDGDVRVAEDAAAADDDDLDQSEEDISVASSDNFADDEDDEEDVDLGDLDLGGDDKPDDVTEEDHLDDGDDEEEEKKEEELAAFESTDSGVLGDEDDDKEDVAPPTDEESVFSEDTSYDTTNDGEDDDDDDDDTDTGSFELNLHEEEKEALAAAGKDDDDDDDEDDDDDDVDEVVLSASTGAASSGQQEALETKADQDDEEEEEKDPKQADEEQTEEAEAETTAGVPQQDEGQGDKGDGDEEPAAGPKRTVDEPEDEQEEDYDEGGEEKASVDAMRPVEAAAVCPCMNSAKEPAAETEDRKDAPRRVSAVRRKKEAVKTAEKHTRKGLPRVAVLEPPRTRRLPPPFRVKRAEKTPTKTPKKKTETKKQDEVPEPEQEVGPCRPAPVYCPSPPGWYVHHVVTDNPYPPPTMPAPSAPVVTAHPAGAPPLYPQQPPPPLYAHYQPYQPYQPYPPVQPAPWPQAEPGPPTPPGEAAGRESPVEPGAPPPVQDATAAIDKPKAAAKKEPALRKEKKSPTVVKKESAVREKTKPAAKKEAALKDKTKPAAKKEPEAARQLRRSASEEKEASAVRSKVKASVAKRDPEPRPQPTELRSRPEAARRANATFQAASEPDKTRPRLLDKKSRAEKAERKPLGEAEDGDKEASRARATPSDDNAAPKKKPSQRYFQCVYVPGKNAQYPLRPLTPAVSPAMMTPAIRSMLEQQQRAARTSGQ, from the exons GGGGCCTCAGCAGGATCGGCTCGGACCCCCTGAAGGCCGTCAACGACGCCGTGGAGGAGTCCACCAACGCGATCGGCGCCGCCTGGAAGTTTGTGGCCGGCCTGGTCGCCCCGGACGACGAAGAAG GGACGCTCTACGCCGTGAGGAAAAAAG GAGAGTTTCTACCTTCCAGAAGAAAAG TTATTGAGATGCAAGCGAACGCAAAACCACCAGTGATCGAAGttgtggagaaggaggaggaagatgtgggagacgaggaaggagaagagggaggggaggctgctggtgaagaggaggaggaggacaatgaggtggaggaggaggaggagaaggaggaagaggcagatgaggaggatgaactatatgaggacgaggaggattATGAGGAGGAGTATGAAGAGGAGTATGATGAGGAGTATAAAGAATATTATGAGGACgaagctgatgaagaggaggagggggaggaagaaggagtggaggaggaagaagaggaagaagaggaagaggaggaaggagcatATGAACTtgaagaagacgaggaggaggagggaggagaagaagaggagtcaGATGAAGAGGGAGTACAAACGGCTGCCGATGAAGAGGAAGTTGAGGTgaaggcagaagaggaggaggatgaagaggaggatgaagaggaggaggaggatggagaagaagaaggcacaaaagaggaagaaagagttGAAACAGCTGCcgacgaagaggaggatgagttgaaggcagaagaggaggaggaagatgatgaagaggatttGGAGGCAGCAACTGAAGATGAGGGtgaagacgaggaagaagagaagaaaccgGAAGCAGGTTCAGCTCAAATTGATAAAgaagataatgatgatgatgttgctgatgaggaagaggaagaagaagagaacccAGATGCtgctgatgaagatgatgtCGTGGAGTCTGAACCTTCAGCCGCTGATGCtgaggatgacgatgatgaagttTCTCCTgaacccctctcctcctctgaggaGGAAGACTCGGCGGCGTCTCCCGAGTCTGACGTCACAGACAGCCTCGATGAAGACGACGAAGAAGACGAAGATGACGACGCATTCACTGACACCTCGGACGTCAGTGGATCTGCACTCCAGAGAGACGAAGAAGACGACGAAGACGACAAATTAGCGGAGGGGGTCGAGACGTCAGACAGCGACGACTTCATTGCGGAGGACAGCGATGACGAGCTGGAGCTTCATCTTCCTCCCGTTCTCGCAGCCAGtgaggatgatgaagacgacGAAGATCAAAAACCTCCTTTACCtgttgaggatgatgatgaggatgatgatgacgacattGACGATGAACACCTGGACGGAGACGTCAGAGTTGCCgaagacgctgctgctgctgatgatgatgatctggACCAATCAGAGGAGGACATCTCCGTCGCCTCCTCTGACAACTTtgcagatgatgaagatgatgaggaagaCGTTGACCTCGGAGACCTCGACCTTGGCGGTGACGACAAACCCGATGATGTCACTGAAGAAGACCACCTTGACGACGGtgatgacgaagaggaggagaaaaaggaggaggaactcGCTGCCTTTGAGAGCACCGACAGCGGAGTCTTGggcgatgaagatgatgataaaGAGGACGTCGCTCCTCCAACAGATGAAGAGAGCGTCTTCAGTGAAGACACCTCCTACGACACAACCAACGatggtgaggatgatgatgatgatgatgatgatactgATACCGGCTCATTTGAGCTCAACttacatgaagaagaaaaagaagcactCGCTGCCGCTGGAAaggacgacgatgatgatgatgatgaagacgacgacgacgatgatgttGATGAAGTCGTGCTTTCAG CTTCCACTGGAGCAGCGTCCAGTGGCCAGCAGGAGGCGCTAGAGACCAAGGCGGACCAggacgatgaagaggaagaggaaaaggaccCCAAACAGGCTGACGAAGAGCAGACCGAGGAGGCTGAAGCAGAAACAACCG CCGGCGTCCCCCAGCAGGACGAAGGCCAGGGGGACAAAGGGGACGGAGACGAGGAGCCGGCGGCCGGACCGAAGAGGACCGTGGACGAGCCCGAGGACGAGCAGGAGGAAGACTACGACGAGGGCGGCGAGGAGAAGGCCTCGGTGGACGCGATGAGGCCGGTGGAGGCAGCCGCAG TGTGTCCCTGTATGAACTCCGCCAAGGAGCCCGCCGCCGAGACGGAGGACAGAAAAG ATGCTCCGAGGAGAGTTTCTGCTGTGAGAAGGAAAAAAG aGGCTGTGAAGACCGCGGAGAAGCACACACGTAAAG GTCTCCCCAGGGTCGCGGTCCTGGAGCCCCCGAGGACCAGGAGACTCCCGCCTCCTTTCAGAG tcAAGAGAGCCGAAAAGACTCCGACCAAGACTCCCAAAAAAA agacagagaccaaaaaacaagacgaggtgcCAGAACCCGAACAAGAAG TTGGCCCCTGCAGACCTGCTCCGGTCTACTGCCCGTCCCCCCCCGGCTGGTACG TCCACCACGTGGTCACCGACAacccgtaccccccccccaccatgccAG CCCCCTCCGCTCCGGTTGTGACCGCCCACCCGGCAGGAGCCCCGCCCCTTTAcccgcagcagccgccgccgccgctctaCGCGCACTACCAGCCGTACCAGCCGTACCAGCCGTACCCCCCCGTGCAGCCCGCGCCGTGGCCTCAGGCGGAGCCGgggccccccacccctccgggGGAAGCCGCCGGGCGGGAGTCCCCCGTGGAGCCGGGGGCCCCCCCTCCGGTCCAAG ATGCGACTGCTGCAATTGACAAACCTAAAGCTGCTGCAAAGAAAG AGCCAGCgttaagaaaagagaagaaaagtccGACGGTGGTGAAGAAAG agtCAGCCGTGAGAGAGAAAACCAAACCTGCTGCTAAGAAAG AGGCGGCTCTGAAAGACAAAACTAAACCTGCTGCTAAGAAAG AGCCTGAAGCCGCGCGACAGCTGAGGAGATCTGCCTCCGAGGAGAAAG aAGCGTCGGCTGTCAGGAGCAAAGTCAAGGCTTCTGTGGCAAAGAGAG ACCCAGAACCGCGTCCACAGCCGACGGAGCTGAGGTCCAGACCCGAGGCGGCGAGGAGGGCGAACGCGACGTTTCAGGCTGCGTCCGAACCAG ACAAAACGAGACCCAGACTACTGGACAAGAAGA GCAGAGCTGAGAAGGCTGAGAGGAAACCGCTCGGAGAGGCCGAAG ATGGAGACAAAGAAGCATCACGAGCCA GAGCGACGCCGAGTGACGACAACGCGGCGCCAAAGAAGAAGCCAA gccagCGCTACTTCCAGTGCGTCTACGTCCCCGGGAAAAACGCACAGTACCCcctgcgacctttgaccccggccGTGTCCCCCGCCATGATGACCCCCGccatcaggtccatgttggagcagcagcagagggcggcgAGGACGTCGGGACAATAG